Proteins from one Deinococcus apachensis DSM 19763 genomic window:
- a CDS encoding LysE family translocator translates to MPDPSTLALFVVAALALLVVPGPSVLYIVARSLHQGRRAGLVSALGVQTGGLVHVLAATVGISALVLSSALLFSAVKVLGAFYLVYLGVRTLLAREEVHAPNLPAPRRLSRVFWQGALVNALNPKTALFFLAFLPQFVRPERGPVALQTLILGALFLLLATLSDGTYALLAGTVGKRLQGNRVFARWQKYVTGSVYIALGIGTVTAGHR, encoded by the coding sequence ATGCCCGACCCATCCACGCTCGCCCTCTTCGTCGTCGCCGCGCTGGCGCTGCTGGTCGTGCCGGGGCCGTCGGTGCTGTACATCGTCGCGCGCAGCCTGCATCAGGGGCGTCGGGCCGGACTCGTCTCGGCGCTTGGGGTGCAGACGGGCGGCCTGGTCCACGTCCTCGCGGCGACGGTCGGCATCTCGGCGCTCGTCCTGTCCTCCGCGCTGCTGTTCAGCGCCGTGAAGGTTCTGGGAGCCTTCTATCTCGTGTACCTCGGCGTCCGAACGCTGCTGGCCCGGGAGGAGGTCCACGCGCCCAACCTTCCCGCCCCCAGACGGCTGAGCCGGGTGTTCTGGCAGGGCGCCCTGGTGAACGCCCTCAACCCCAAGACCGCCCTCTTCTTCCTGGCCTTTCTCCCGCAATTCGTGAGGCCCGAACGCGGCCCGGTGGCCCTCCAGACGCTTATCCTCGGCGCGTTGTTCCTGCTGCTGGCGACCCTCAGCGACGGAACTTACGCCCTGCTGGCGGGCACGGTGGGGAAGAGGCTGCAAGGCAACCGGGTCTTCGCCCGCTGGCAGAAGTACGTGACGGGCAGCGTGTATATCGCGCTGGGGATCGGGACGGTGACGGCCGGGCATCGGTAA
- a CDS encoding inositol monophosphatase family protein gives MTDLHQALAVAVEAARSAGAIHLAHLGRDLQIRSKTTYSDLVTEVDGEAEAAIRAVIARTYPDHAVLGEEEGLGGGVADAPFRWVVDPLDGTVNYAHGFPVFCASVALEAHGERVVGAVFDPNRQELFTATRGGGAFLNGQPIQVSDTPSLTTPALVSTGFPYDASGGRNLDLVARLLRLGIPIRRPGAAALDLCNVACGRMDAYWEIGLKPWDAAAGSLIVQEAGGSVTDASGRPDPYGEMIVVTNGRLHADLLALLGEGAA, from the coding sequence ATGACCGATCTTCATCAGGCCCTCGCGGTGGCGGTGGAGGCTGCCCGGAGCGCCGGGGCCATTCACCTTGCTCACCTGGGCCGGGACCTCCAGATTCGCAGCAAGACGACCTACAGCGACCTCGTGACCGAGGTGGACGGCGAGGCCGAGGCCGCCATCCGCGCGGTGATCGCCCGGACCTACCCCGACCACGCTGTGCTGGGCGAGGAGGAGGGGCTGGGGGGCGGTGTGGCGGACGCCCCCTTCCGCTGGGTCGTGGACCCGCTCGACGGCACCGTGAACTACGCGCACGGCTTCCCTGTTTTCTGCGCGAGCGTCGCCCTGGAGGCGCACGGGGAGCGGGTGGTCGGCGCGGTGTTCGACCCCAACCGGCAGGAACTGTTCACGGCGACGCGGGGCGGCGGTGCCTTCCTCAACGGGCAGCCCATCCAGGTCAGCGACACGCCCAGCCTGACCACGCCCGCGCTCGTGTCCACCGGCTTCCCGTACGACGCGAGCGGGGGGCGCAACCTCGACCTCGTCGCCCGGCTGCTGCGGCTGGGAATCCCGATTCGCCGTCCCGGCGCCGCCGCACTCGACCTGTGTAACGTGGCCTGCGGGCGCATGGACGCCTACTGGGAGATCGGCCTCAAGCCCTGGGACGCTGCTGCGGGCAGCCTGATCGTCCAGGAGGCGGGTGGCTCGGTGACGGACGCGAGCGGCAGGCCCGACCCCTATGGCGAGATGATCGTCGTCACCAATGGGCGGCTGCACGCCGACCTCCTCGCCCTGCTGGGGGAAGGGGCGGCCTGA
- a CDS encoding DsbA family protein: MTRLQGSNQNRTVLVIGTLIAAALIALALFAVRGKPAGGGNTVSFNLDGQPVLGQADAPVTLVVFEDFKCPNCKRFEDDFLPEIRSKYIDTGKAKLVSLNFPFIAQNSGLPVDDSKLAAQAAECAFVQGGNDAYERMKAILFRAQGPENAVWASKSRLKELAGSVDGLDQAKFNTCIDNDETAAAVDADERQAENAGVTGTPSIYVNGKLVPSYDAATVGAAIDAASGS, translated from the coding sequence GTGACCAGACTTCAGGGAAGCAACCAGAACCGCACGGTGCTGGTGATCGGCACCCTCATCGCCGCCGCGCTGATCGCCCTCGCCCTGTTCGCCGTGCGCGGGAAGCCCGCCGGGGGCGGAAACACCGTGAGCTTCAATCTGGACGGCCAGCCGGTGCTGGGGCAGGCGGACGCGCCCGTCACGCTCGTCGTGTTTGAGGACTTCAAGTGCCCCAACTGCAAGCGGTTCGAGGATGACTTCCTGCCCGAGATTCGCTCGAAGTACATCGACACCGGCAAGGCCAAGCTGGTTTCCCTCAACTTCCCCTTCATCGCCCAGAACTCGGGCCTGCCGGTGGACGACAGCAAGCTCGCCGCGCAGGCCGCCGAGTGCGCCTTCGTTCAGGGCGGCAACGACGCCTACGAGCGCATGAAGGCCATCCTCTTCCGCGCGCAGGGCCCCGAGAACGCGGTCTGGGCCTCCAAATCGCGCCTGAAGGAACTGGCGGGCAGCGTGGACGGCCTCGACCAGGCCAAGTTCAACACCTGCATCGACAACGACGAGACCGCCGCCGCGGTGGATGCCGACGAGCGGCAGGCGGAAAACGCGGGCGTGACGGGCACCCCCTCCATCTACGTGAACGGCAAGCTGGTGCCCTCCTATGACGCCGCGACCGTGGGGGCCGCCATCGACGCCGCCTCCGGGAGCTGA
- a CDS encoding SDR family NAD(P)-dependent oxidoreductase, producing the protein MTRQRQGRNGQPNPSPAAPPGGTVVVTGAARGIGRAIAELYVERGHTVLSVDLNLPPILRGQARVKADVGTAAGRERILRAARELGTVDVLVNNAAFQDAPGGVLEVSERGWSRTLVVNLTAPLMLTRILIDLIPRGGAVVNVASVQGLFAEQGNAAYNASKGGLVNLTRAAALDLAPRGIRVNAVAPGAIATEAVLGAIASSENPEQTRRDYEDLHALRRLGEPREVAQTVYFLGSAEASFLTGAIVPVDGGMTASFMMAGRPV; encoded by the coding sequence ATGACGCGTCAACGCCAGGGCAGAAACGGCCAGCCGAACCCCTCACCCGCCGCCCCACCGGGCGGAACGGTCGTCGTCACGGGGGCGGCGCGGGGCATCGGCCGGGCCATCGCGGAACTGTACGTCGAGCGCGGGCACACCGTCCTCAGCGTGGACCTCAATCTGCCGCCCATCCTGCGGGGCCAGGCCCGGGTGAAGGCCGATGTGGGCACGGCGGCGGGCCGCGAGCGCATCCTCCGCGCCGCCCGCGAACTCGGAACGGTGGACGTTCTCGTGAACAACGCCGCCTTCCAGGACGCGCCCGGCGGCGTCCTGGAAGTCAGCGAGCGCGGCTGGAGCCGCACGCTGGTCGTGAACCTCACCGCGCCGCTGATGCTCACCCGCATCCTGATCGACCTCATCCCGCGTGGCGGGGCGGTCGTCAACGTTGCCAGCGTCCAGGGCCTCTTCGCCGAGCAGGGCAACGCCGCCTACAACGCCAGCAAGGGTGGGCTGGTCAACCTCACCCGCGCGGCGGCCCTCGACCTCGCCCCGCGCGGCATCCGGGTGAACGCCGTCGCCCCCGGCGCCATCGCCACCGAGGCCGTCCTCGGCGCCATCGCGTCCAGCGAGAACCCCGAGCAGACCCGCCGCGACTACGAGGACCTCCACGCCCTGCGCCGCCTGGGCGAACCGCGCGAGGTCGCGCAGACGGTCTACTTCCTGGGGAGTGCCGAGGCGAGCTTCCTGACGGGCGCGATTGTGCCGGTGGACGGCGGCATGACGGCAAGTTTCATGATGGCGGGGAGGCCGGTGTAG
- a CDS encoding disulfide bond formation protein B, protein MTRDNRLYLAWVVALAATLGSLWFSEVRGFVPCVLCWFQRIAMYPLALLLGIAALRGDLSIRAYALPLAAVGWIIALIHNLEDWGIIQTLKVCGVRQTTAGCDVQWPLWGGPLANLNSVLTIPVLALTAFTLILALLSWGRGKQV, encoded by the coding sequence GTGACCCGCGACAATCGCCTGTACCTCGCCTGGGTCGTCGCGCTGGCCGCCACGCTGGGCAGCCTGTGGTTCAGCGAGGTGCGGGGCTTCGTGCCGTGCGTGCTGTGCTGGTTCCAGCGCATCGCCATGTACCCGCTCGCCCTGCTGCTGGGCATCGCGGCCCTGCGCGGGGACCTGAGCATCCGTGCCTACGCCCTGCCGCTCGCCGCCGTCGGCTGGATCATCGCTCTGATCCACAACCTGGAGGACTGGGGGATCATCCAGACCCTCAAGGTCTGCGGCGTTCGGCAAACGACGGCCGGGTGCGACGTGCAGTGGCCGCTGTGGGGCGGGCCGCTCGCCAACCTCAACTCGGTGCTGACCATCCCGGTCCTGGCCCTGACGGCCTTCACGCTGATCCTCGCGCTGCTGAGCTGGGGGCGGGGGAAGCAGGTGTAG
- the uvrA gene encoding excinuclease ABC subunit UvrA, whose product MQNQNLVVRGAREHNLKNVTVELPRDKFVVITGVSGSGKSTLAFDTIYAEGQRRYVESLSAYARQFLGLMEKPDVEAIEGLSPAISIDQKTTSHNPRSTVGTVTEIHDYLRLLYARIGTPYCPICGRKIEKQSPSEITDRLLSQFADARAILLAPVVRGRKGEYRKLLGDLRREGFARVRVDGTLYELEEAEKLKLEKFEKHDVDVVVDRVTLRENDRSRIAESVELGLRRGEGLLRVLMPDTGTEELYSEKFACPEHGSVLEELEPRSFSFNSPYGACGDCAGLGHKNEFSPELIVDEKLSIAEGAILPWSKKGTGGGVYYWDKLKALAEHLGFDLKTPWRDLPENAKKAILDGPGEPFEVVYRRNGKETMRFMTEFEGVIPNLERRYADTESEFMREKLEELMELRPCPTCGGTRYKPEILAVRVGGLNISQASGMSVLESDAFFQGLQDGTLNHEAIEPHLEGHLGGTAKAHPPRRYEYTLNEFGAAVGAPILRAIRTRLKFLVDVGLDYLSLDRTANTLSGGEAQRIRLATQVGSGLTGVLYVLDEPSIGLHPKDNGRLIGTLKNLRDLGNTLIVVEHDEDTMLEADYLVDMGPGAGVHGGEIVAVGTPEEVRESEDSLTGKYLRGELKIEVPETRRRGNGKRLKIIGAREHNLKDVSIEIPLGTMTVVTGPSGSGKSTLIHDILHATLARELNGAKTNPGRYDRIEGMEFLDKVIEIDQSPIGRTPRSNPATYTGVFTEIRDLFTRTPEARRRGYQAGRFSFNVKGGRCEHCKGDGVMKIEMNFLPDIYVPCEVCKGARYNRETLEVKYNGKTISEVLDLTVEDARTFFENIPGIEKKMSLLCDVGLGYMKIGQPSTTLSGGEAQRIKLASELSKRATGKTIYILDEPTTGLHFEDVRKLMEVLNRLAEGGNTLVVIEHNLDVMKCADHIIDLGPEGGVRGGTVVATGTPEQLAAHPTSYTGEYLRRVPGIIPAGSEDREMVGATAARKGRTKKAVGA is encoded by the coding sequence TTGCAGAACCAGAACCTAGTGGTACGTGGGGCGCGGGAACACAACCTCAAGAACGTAACGGTCGAGCTGCCGCGCGACAAGTTCGTGGTCATCACGGGCGTATCGGGCAGTGGCAAGAGCACCCTTGCCTTCGACACGATCTACGCCGAGGGCCAACGCCGCTACGTCGAGTCCCTGAGCGCCTACGCGCGGCAGTTCCTCGGCCTGATGGAGAAGCCGGACGTGGAAGCCATCGAGGGCCTTTCCCCCGCCATCTCCATCGACCAGAAGACGACCAGTCACAACCCCCGCTCGACGGTCGGCACGGTCACCGAGATTCACGACTATCTGCGCCTGCTGTACGCGCGCATCGGCACCCCGTACTGCCCCATCTGCGGGCGCAAGATCGAGAAGCAGTCGCCGAGCGAGATCACCGACCGGCTGCTCTCGCAGTTCGCGGACGCCCGGGCGATCCTGCTCGCCCCCGTCGTGCGCGGGCGCAAGGGCGAGTACCGCAAGCTGCTGGGCGACCTGCGGCGCGAGGGTTTCGCCCGCGTGCGGGTGGACGGCACCCTCTACGAGCTGGAGGAGGCCGAGAAGCTCAAGCTGGAGAAGTTCGAGAAGCACGACGTCGATGTGGTCGTGGACCGCGTAACTCTGCGAGAAAACGACCGCAGCCGTATTGCGGAGAGCGTGGAACTCGGCCTGCGGCGCGGTGAGGGCCTGCTGCGCGTGCTGATGCCCGACACCGGCACCGAGGAGTTGTACTCCGAGAAGTTCGCCTGCCCGGAACACGGCAGCGTGCTGGAGGAACTGGAACCGCGTTCCTTCTCCTTCAACTCGCCCTACGGGGCTTGCGGCGACTGCGCGGGTCTGGGGCACAAGAACGAGTTCTCGCCCGAACTTATCGTGGACGAGAAGCTGAGCATCGCCGAGGGCGCCATCCTCCCGTGGAGCAAGAAGGGCACGGGCGGCGGCGTGTACTACTGGGACAAGCTCAAGGCGCTCGCCGAGCACCTAGGCTTCGACCTCAAGACCCCGTGGCGCGACCTGCCGGAGAACGCGAAGAAGGCGATCCTGGACGGCCCCGGCGAGCCTTTCGAGGTCGTCTACCGCCGCAACGGCAAGGAAACCATGCGCTTCATGACCGAGTTCGAGGGCGTGATCCCGAACCTTGAGCGTCGCTACGCGGACACCGAATCGGAGTTCATGCGGGAAAAGCTGGAGGAGCTGATGGAACTCCGGCCCTGCCCGACCTGCGGTGGCACCCGCTACAAGCCCGAGATTCTGGCGGTGCGCGTGGGCGGCCTGAACATCTCGCAGGCGAGCGGCATGAGCGTGCTGGAGTCGGACGCCTTCTTCCAGGGGCTCCAGGACGGCACTCTAAACCACGAGGCCATTGAGCCGCACCTTGAGGGGCACCTAGGCGGCACCGCGAAGGCCCATCCGCCCCGGCGCTACGAGTACACCCTGAATGAGTTCGGGGCGGCAGTCGGAGCCCCTATCCTGCGGGCCATACGCACCCGGCTGAAGTTCCTGGTAGACGTGGGCCTGGACTACCTCTCCCTCGACCGCACCGCGAACACCCTGTCGGGCGGGGAGGCGCAGCGCATTCGCCTCGCCACGCAGGTGGGCTCGGGGCTGACGGGCGTGCTGTACGTCCTCGACGAGCCCTCCATTGGCCTGCACCCCAAGGACAACGGGCGGCTGATCGGCACCCTGAAGAACCTGCGCGACCTGGGAAACACCCTGATCGTCGTCGAGCACGACGAGGACACCATGCTGGAGGCCGACTACCTGGTGGACATGGGGCCAGGCGCTGGCGTCCACGGCGGCGAGATCGTGGCGGTCGGCACGCCGGAGGAGGTGCGGGAGAGCGAGGACAGCCTGACGGGCAAGTACCTGCGCGGCGAGCTGAAGATCGAGGTGCCGGAGACAAGGCGGCGAGGGAACGGCAAACGGCTCAAGATCATCGGGGCGCGCGAGCACAACCTCAAGGACGTGAGCATCGAGATTCCGCTGGGGACGATGACCGTCGTCACTGGTCCCTCGGGCTCGGGCAAGTCCACCCTGATCCACGACATCCTCCACGCCACCCTTGCCCGCGAGCTGAACGGGGCGAAGACGAACCCGGGGCGCTACGACCGTATCGAGGGGATGGAGTTCCTCGACAAGGTGATCGAGATCGACCAGAGCCCCATCGGGCGCACGCCGAGAAGCAACCCGGCGACGTACACGGGGGTCTTCACCGAGATCCGGGACCTCTTCACCCGGACGCCGGAAGCGCGGCGGCGGGGCTACCAGGCGGGCCGCTTCTCCTTCAACGTGAAGGGCGGGCGCTGCGAGCACTGCAAGGGCGACGGCGTCATGAAGATCGAGATGAACTTCCTCCCCGACATCTACGTGCCGTGCGAGGTGTGCAAAGGGGCCAGGTACAACCGCGAGACGCTGGAAGTGAAGTACAACGGTAAGACGATCAGTGAGGTCCTGGACCTGACCGTGGAGGACGCCCGCACCTTCTTCGAGAACATCCCCGGCATCGAGAAGAAGATGAGCCTGCTGTGCGACGTGGGTCTGGGGTACATGAAGATCGGGCAGCCTTCCACCACCCTCTCGGGCGGTGAGGCGCAGCGCATCAAGCTGGCGTCCGAACTCTCGAAACGGGCGACCGGGAAGACGATCTACATCCTCGACGAGCCCACGACCGGCCTGCACTTCGAGGACGTGCGGAAGCTGATGGAAGTCCTGAACCGCCTGGCGGAGGGCGGCAACACCCTCGTCGTGATCGAGCATAATCTCGACGTGATGAAGTGCGCCGACCACATCATCGACCTGGGGCCGGAGGGCGGCGTGCGGGGCGGCACGGTCGTCGCCACCGGGACACCCGAGCAGCTTGCCGCGCACCCGACGAGCTACACGGGCGAGTACCTGCGCCGGGTGCCGGGCATCATCCCCGCCGGGAGTGAGGACCGCGAGATGGTGGGGGCGACGGCGGCGAGGAAGGGCCGGACGAAGAAGGCGGTCGGCGCGTGA
- a CDS encoding HAD family hydrolase, producing MTALQPADPAAALNPDRLRGVLLDVDGTLIDSNDAHARAWVEALREEGFERSFGEVRPLIGMGGDQLIPRLTGEDGESELGKRLTQGWLKHFKPLIPELQPTRGNRALIEGLRARGLRVALATSGEAEIVDGLLKQAGLDDLNLDRVSSSEVESSKPEPDLVEAGLNKLGLPADAALMVGDTPFDAEAAHKAGVPCVLLRCGGDSDEELGRAPALVLDDPQALLEALEGTS from the coding sequence ATGACTGCCCTCCAGCCCGCCGATCCGGCCGCCGCCCTGAACCCTGACCGCCTGCGCGGCGTGCTGCTGGACGTGGACGGCACGCTGATCGACTCGAACGACGCCCATGCCCGCGCCTGGGTGGAGGCGCTGCGGGAGGAGGGCTTCGAGCGTTCCTTCGGGGAGGTGCGGCCCCTGATCGGCATGGGCGGCGACCAGCTTATCCCCCGGCTGACGGGAGAGGACGGCGAGAGCGAGCTTGGCAAGCGGCTCACGCAGGGCTGGCTGAAGCACTTCAAACCGCTGATCCCGGAGTTGCAGCCGACACGCGGCAACCGGGCGCTGATCGAGGGGCTGCGTGCCCGCGGACTCCGGGTGGCCCTCGCCACCAGCGGTGAGGCGGAGATTGTCGACGGGTTGCTCAAGCAGGCGGGGCTGGACGACCTGAACCTCGACCGGGTGAGCAGCAGCGAGGTCGAGAGCAGCAAGCCCGAGCCCGACCTCGTGGAGGCGGGGCTGAACAAACTGGGCCTGCCCGCCGACGCCGCGCTGATGGTCGGCGACACTCCCTTCGACGCCGAGGCGGCCCACAAGGCAGGGGTGCCCTGCGTCCTGCTGCGCTGCGGCGGCGACAGCGACGAGGAGCTGGGGCGGGCGCCTGCCCTCGTCCTCGACGATCCGCAGGCGCTGCTGGAGGCGCTGGAGGGGACGTCCTAA
- the purB gene encoding adenylosuccinate lyase: MIDRYLTPEMKALWSEASKYRAWLRVELAAMEAQSRHGEVPRGAFEALTARAAADPLDETFAERVAQIEAVTRHDIVAFTRALTERYGDEARFIHHGLTSTDVVDTAQNLLLDEALHLIEADVRGLREVCRLQAVAHKHTPTVGRTHGIHAEPMTFGLKFLNWTATLDRDLQRLHAARERVRVVMLSGSVGTYAHVSPRIEEEVAAAWGWQPAPVTNQTLARDRHAELLAALAILGTTLEKIAVEIRHLQRSEVREAMEPFSVGQTGSSSMPHKKNPILTENVTGFARMLRGFLVTGLENVALWHERDISHSSAERVILPDATSGASYATRRLTGVLRGLVVFPERMLRNLNDLGGLVFSQRVLHALIDEKGLSREAAYDLVQRNALRSWETGEGLRDLLRADPDNPLTESELDAAFDLNWYLRHVDDIYARFGL, encoded by the coding sequence GTGATCGACCGTTATCTGACCCCCGAGATGAAGGCGCTGTGGAGTGAGGCGAGCAAGTACCGGGCGTGGCTGCGGGTGGAACTCGCGGCGATGGAGGCGCAGTCGCGGCACGGCGAGGTGCCCCGGGGGGCCTTCGAGGCCCTGACGGCCCGCGCGGCCGCCGATCCCCTCGACGAAACCTTCGCCGAGCGGGTCGCGCAGATCGAGGCGGTCACGCGGCACGACATCGTGGCCTTTACCCGGGCGCTTACCGAGCGCTACGGTGACGAGGCCCGCTTCATTCACCACGGCCTGACGAGTACGGACGTGGTAGACACGGCGCAAAACCTCCTGCTCGACGAGGCGCTGCATCTCATCGAGGCGGACGTGCGGGGGCTGCGCGAGGTCTGCCGCCTCCAGGCGGTGGCGCACAAGCACACGCCCACGGTGGGCCGCACCCACGGCATCCACGCTGAGCCCATGACCTTCGGGCTCAAGTTCCTGAACTGGACGGCGACGCTCGACCGGGACCTCCAGCGGCTGCACGCGGCCCGGGAGCGCGTCCGGGTGGTCATGCTCTCGGGCTCGGTGGGCACCTACGCGCACGTCTCGCCCCGCATCGAGGAGGAGGTCGCCGCCGCGTGGGGGTGGCAGCCCGCGCCCGTCACCAACCAGACGCTCGCCCGTGACCGCCACGCGGAGCTGCTGGCCGCCCTCGCCATCCTGGGGACCACGCTGGAGAAGATTGCGGTGGAAATCCGCCACCTCCAGCGCTCGGAGGTCCGCGAGGCGATGGAACCGTTCAGCGTGGGGCAAACCGGCAGTTCCTCGATGCCGCACAAGAAAAACCCCATCCTGACGGAGAATGTGACCGGCTTCGCGCGGATGCTGCGCGGCTTTCTGGTCACCGGGCTGGAGAACGTGGCCCTATGGCACGAGCGCGACATCAGCCACTCCAGCGCCGAGCGGGTGATCCTGCCCGATGCCACGAGCGGGGCGAGCTACGCCACCCGCCGCCTGACGGGCGTGCTGCGGGGTCTGGTGGTCTTCCCCGAGCGGATGCTGCGGAACCTGAACGACCTGGGTGGCCTAGTGTTCAGCCAGCGCGTCCTGCACGCCCTGATCGACGAGAAGGGCCTGAGCCGCGAGGCGGCCTACGACCTCGTGCAGCGCAACGCCCTCAGGAGCTGGGAGACGGGCGAGGGCCTGCGCGACTTGCTGCGCGCCGACCCGGACAACCCGCTGACCGAGTCGGAGTTGGACGCCGCCTTCGACCTGAACTGGTATCTGCGCCACGTGGACGACATCTACGCACGGTTCGGGCTGTAA